CTCTGAACTGTTGCATCATTGTTGCGAACTCGTTAGGCTCCATCGGCGTAACGGCCTTCAAATATCCTGATGCTTTTCCCTGATGCACTTCGGCCGGATCAATGCCCATCTCATAATTCTGCGGATGACTTCCGGTTAACATCCAACCTGTAATTGTTGACGTCTGATTCATCTGTAATTCTCCTCCTCTGGTTCTTCCTTCGAATAATTTCAGATCAAATAATTTGCGAAAACGTCCTGGTGGCATGCCATATAATTTGCGGAATGCGCGGGTGAAGGCTTCCTGACTCTCAAAGCCACACGCCAGAGCGATGTCCAAAATGCCCGCATCCGTCGATCGGAGGGTCGTGGACGCCAGACTCATCCGACGGTTTCGGATATAATCCACCACGGTCATGCCCACCTCATTACGGAAAATTCGATGGTAGTGATATGGCGACAACAACGCCTCGGATGCTACTTCTTCCAGCCCAATCTGCTCATGCAGATGAGTCTCAATATAAAACAAACTTTGCTGAATCATTGCACGGTAACGGCTCAACTGAGGTAAAGCCCCCTTCCATATCCTTACTATACGTGAATGGTGTAACCGCCGTTTTGATCATTTTTGCTATCTTTATTTCTGCTTACCTCTGCCGGAGATGCAAAAAGAGCCAATCACGGATTGAATCCTTTCCGTAATTGACTCTTCTGGGAAACTGCTGCCCTGTGGCTACTGTAGAGCCACTTCATTGATCTACAGCAGGTTCATTTATATCTTTGCACAACATTCTTCGTCAGACAGCCGGTACCGGCTGTGCACCAACCTCTTCATCATCATGCTCCACCAATTCATGTTTCTCCCAGGCTCTACTCTTCCAGCGGAAGTACATAATAACCGCGCGGGTCCACTCATCCGCCGCAATGGCAAGCCACACACCAGCGAGCCCCAGATGAAGCTTGAATATGAGCAGATATCCGAGTGGCAGACTCATGCAGACCATGGAGATCAGCCCCATGTATACCGGGAACTTTGCATCCCCTGCCGCACGCAGGGAACCAATGATAACAATATTGCAGGTACGTCCGGTTTCGAGCAAAAGACTGAGCAAAATTACCTGAGCCCCCAGCTTGATAATTTCCGGATTATCCGTAAATATGCTCATCAGAGGCACACGGAAAAAAATGATGATTACATCAATGATAACCGTGGCCAGAAGGGCCCATTTTACACTGTCAAAAACACGTTTGTACGCATCATCCTTGCGCCGCGCACCTACAAGCCGGCCTACAATGATCGATGTCCCCATACCAATCGCCATGCTGAACAAGTAGATATAGCTGGAGATATTACCCGCATACTGCTTGGTTGCCATGGCTTCTGCGCCCAGATAGGTCACATACAGCGTGAACACGAGCTGGCAGGAATGATATACCATGGACTCCATCGCAGACGGAATGCCAATCCGCAGAATTTTGCCAATGAATTTCTTGGACAACTTAATGTAGTATTCAAAATCCACCCGTACCTCGCTCACACGATACAACAACCAGAAGAAGATCAGCAGGCAGATAAACCGGCTTCCCACCGTAGAGATTGCTGCCCCTTCCACTCCAAGCTTCGGAAGGCCGAAGTGTCCAAAGATCAATGCATAGTTACCAACAACGTGAATCACGTTCATGAATACAGCGACATACATCGTTTCTTTGGTATAACCATGTGTACGAATCGTCGCAGCCAGCGCATTAATGAGCGCCTGAAGGAAGATACCGCCACCAACGATATTTATATACGAACGGGCAAAATCATAAATTTCGCCTTGAATGTTCAGGAGTGATAACAAATGTCCTCCGAACAGAAGGAAGATTCCGCTCAGGACCAGACCTACGATAAGATTCAGTGTGATCGCATTACCTGTAACCTGTGCTGCTTCACTTAACTTTTTCGATCCGATATATTGTGCCACTACAATCGCAGCACCATGTCCAATGACTTCCAATACAAGGATAGCGATAGAAATAATCTGATTGGCTGCTCCAACGCCAGAGACCGCATTATCGGATACCGAGCTGAGCATGAGCGTATCCACGCTCCCCATCAACATAAATAAGAAGAGTTCCAGGAAAATAGGCCATGTAAGTCGAATCAGATTCAGATCCTTGGCATCAGAACGAAGGGACTCTTTGGTTGAGGATATTGCTGTCATTTTCTCACCTTTCCCATGTGGGCTTTAATTCTTAGGGTATGTTAGCACAGGTGGTTTGAAAATGCAGTAGTTTTGCGAAAATAGTTGAAAGTTTTTTGCAATTCCATAAATAGGTATTTTCAGCGTTTTCATCAAGCTCCGTGTCTGTACACCTGCCAGAGGTTTTAGAAGACAAAAAAGGCCCCTCCCAACTCGCTTTTAAGCAAGTAATGGAAGGGCCTTAAGACCCTCAGCCTTTTAACCTTTAACAGAACCCGCAGCAATTCCCTCCACGATTCGATTACTCAGGATGAGAAATGCAATCAGGATCGGCAAAATACTAATCATTAGCGTCGCACCAATGGCTCCCCAATCTGTTGTATATTGACCGATAAAGTTCTGTACCCCAACAGTTAAGGTCTTGTACGAATCTGTACTGATGAACGTATTAACAAAGATGAACTCATTCCAGTTATAGATCATGTTGATGATGGCCGTTGTGGAAATGACCGAAGACGTCATCGGCAGCACAATCCGAAAGAAAATCCGATGCACGGAGCAGCCATCCATCACTGCGGCTTCTTCCACTTCACGGGGAAGCGCGTAGTAGAATCCCAGTAGTATCATAATGGTAATTGGCATATTAAAGGCAATGTAAGACAGGATGACTGACAAAGGATGATCTGTGAGATGA
This Paenibacillus xylanexedens DNA region includes the following protein-coding sequences:
- a CDS encoding helix-turn-helix transcriptional regulator: MSRYRAMIQQSLFYIETHLHEQIGLEEVASEALLSPYHYHRIFRNEVGMTVVDYIRNRRMSLASTTLRSTDAGILDIALACGFESQEAFTRAFRKLYGMPPGRFRKLFDLKLFEGRTRGGELQMNQTSTITGWMLTGSHPQNYEMGIDPAEVHQGKASGYLKAVTPMEPNEFATMMQQFRADKYVGKRMKLSGFVKTEHVDAFCGLWMRVDNNAHDVLQFDNMHDRPITGTQPWNQYSIVLEVPEGSAVISFGVILNGKGKVWVDSFRFEEVDLNTPLTHMETEYEMSDEPLNLSFEE
- a CDS encoding MATE family efflux transporter, which encodes MTAISSTKESLRSDAKDLNLIRLTWPIFLELFLFMLMGSVDTLMLSSVSDNAVSGVGAANQIISIAILVLEVIGHGAAIVVAQYIGSKKLSEAAQVTGNAITLNLIVGLVLSGIFLLFGGHLLSLLNIQGEIYDFARSYINIVGGGIFLQALINALAATIRTHGYTKETMYVAVFMNVIHVVGNYALIFGHFGLPKLGVEGAAISTVGSRFICLLIFFWLLYRVSEVRVDFEYYIKLSKKFIGKILRIGIPSAMESMVYHSCQLVFTLYVTYLGAEAMATKQYAGNISSYIYLFSMAIGMGTSIIVGRLVGARRKDDAYKRVFDSVKWALLATVIIDVIIIFFRVPLMSIFTDNPEIIKLGAQVILLSLLLETGRTCNIVIIGSLRAAGDAKFPVYMGLISMVCMSLPLGYLLIFKLHLGLAGVWLAIAADEWTRAVIMYFRWKSRAWEKHELVEHDDEEVGAQPVPAV
- a CDS encoding carbohydrate ABC transporter permease, which gives rise to MPTYPGTGRGSAWLRRFGYILLYFLLSLVALLQILPLVWLLLFSLKNNQEVFDMAPFSLPATPRWENYVKVWTEGNISLYFFNSVWITVVSVVVTVLFASLVTFAITRMRWKGRSLVLGLFMVGLMIPVHSTLIPLFSLFLKLHLTDHPLSVILSYIAFNMPITIMILLGFYYALPREVEEAAVMDGCSVHRIFFRIVLPMTSSVISTTAIINMIYNWNEFIFVNTFISTDSYKTLTVGVQNFIGQYTTDWGAIGATLMISILPILIAFLILSNRIVEGIAAGSVKG